In uncultured Draconibacterium sp., the genomic stretch TGTTTCCCATTTCGACATGGCGTTTAAGGCAATACTTTGCCACTGGTGACGAATAAACGGATTGGCAAAACGCTCCAAAATCTTGTTGGCAAATTTCTTCAGTTCCTTTTCTGTTCCATCCAGAACCGTCAATACCTCGTCGTAAACCAGTTCCTTCATAAAACTACCCACCTCAAGGTTTTCGTAGGCATCGCGCACGGTTTCAATTCCGCTAAGGTACGACACCGCGTAACTTCCGGTGTGGCAACCGTTCAGCACCTGTACTTTTTGCTCGCGGAAACGTTTCATATCTTTTACAAACTTCACTTCCAGGCCGGCTTTTTCCGCAGGAAATTCGTCTTGCACCCATTCCGGCGCTTCAATTACCCACAGGTGGAAATATTCGCCCACAACAACCAGGTTATCTTCGTAACCCAGCTCCTCCTGAATTTCTTTGATCTCATCGCGTGGGAAGCCCGGTACAATACGATCAACCAGTGTGCTACAGAAACAACAGGCTTCGTTCACCCAGTTGATAAAATCGTCGCCAAGATTCCATTTTTCGGCATGCTGCAATACAAATTTCTTGAGTATATCGCCATTACGGTCGATCAGCTCGCAGGCAAAAAAGATCAAACCTTTTGATTTGTCGCCATTAAATTCGTTGTAGCGCATGTATAACATGGCAGCCACTTTTGCCGGAAACGAATTCTGTGGAGCCATATCCAGCGTATCGCTTTCTTCCCAGCTGATGCCGGCTTCGGTAGTATTCGAAAACACAAAACGAAGATCGGGATTCAGAATACTTTCTTTGTACGATTCAAACTCGCTGTATGGATTAATTCCTTTATTGATACAGTCAATCAGCGAAAATTCGGTTACCGGCTTTCCGTTTTTAATCCCTTTCAGGTAAACGTGGTAAAGCCCGTCCTGATCGTTCAGCATATCTACCATACCGTTTGGCAGCGGCTGAACCACATCAACACCGGCGTTAAAACCGATCTCTTTGTTCATTTTATCAACGATCCAGTCGGTAAAAGCACGTAAAAAATTTCCTTCTCCAAACTGAAGTATGCGTGTTGGGTAACTACTGGTTTCAGTTGCATTCGTACGATTTAATTTCTTCATCTTTTAAAATCTATAACCTCTTTCAGGTGTGATTAGCACTTTTTTTTCTTTTTGAGTGGGCAAATATAAGTTTTAAAAGCCTTCCGTTAACGTTAACGGTTTGAAATATTTTGGGCTACTTTCATGAAA encodes the following:
- a CDS encoding tagaturonate reductase gives rise to the protein MKKLNRTNATETSSYPTRILQFGEGNFLRAFTDWIVDKMNKEIGFNAGVDVVQPLPNGMVDMLNDQDGLYHVYLKGIKNGKPVTEFSLIDCINKGINPYSEFESYKESILNPDLRFVFSNTTEAGISWEESDTLDMAPQNSFPAKVAAMLYMRYNEFNGDKSKGLIFFACELIDRNGDILKKFVLQHAEKWNLGDDFINWVNEACCFCSTLVDRIVPGFPRDEIKEIQEELGYEDNLVVVGEYFHLWVIEAPEWVQDEFPAEKAGLEVKFVKDMKRFREQKVQVLNGCHTGSYAVSYLSGIETVRDAYENLEVGSFMKELVYDEVLTVLDGTEKELKKFANKILERFANPFIRHQWQSIALNAMSKWETRNLPSLINFEQKHGMLPQKLVFSLAAMIAYFKGEANGEAYNVQDDEWIVDFYKEAWAECDGRPISIYNLCEKVLSLDKVWKQNLNDIPNLTITVSHYLFLITQVGMKKAVKAVLSEDNPLMQITIDKMSN